The following proteins are encoded in a genomic region of Diabrotica virgifera virgifera chromosome 1, PGI_DIABVI_V3a:
- the LOC114340615 gene encoding polygalacturonase — protein MRILQLLGVFFLCSFANALNLTASCTISKFQDVNAVVSQCKSVNVGSFEVPAGQTLTLHLQAGTTLSFNGNIDFGYKEWDGPLMWIKGDGITVQGSSSHLLNGRGELWWDGHGDHSNKKKPQFMLIQATGNSVFKYIKVKNCPHTCIGISDSHDLTLDHWTIDSKDGDTKGGANTDGFDIAKSYKVTIKDTNVWNQDDCICVNQGQHLIFQNIHCIGGHGLSLAAGMWSTYELNTIYNVTFKDSIVENSRNAIHIKTIPENNKKGEISLITYDNIKLIGISYYAINVQEDYTNDGPTGHPLGNIPIKNLKINNVYGTMTGSNSVKAYILCGSGGCSNWNWSNINVSGAAKSNSCNFTPNGFNC, from the exons CAAGTTGCACAATTAGTAAATTCCAGGATGTTAATGCCGTAGTTAGCCAATGCAAATCTGTAAACGTTGGAAGCTTTGAAGTACCTGCTGGTCAAACCTTAACACTGCATTTACAAGCTGGTACTACTCTGTCTTTTAATGGAAACATCGATTTTGGTTATAAAGAGTGGGATGGGCCTCTTATGTGGATTAAAGGAGATGGAATCACGGTACAAGGATCAAGCA GTCATTTATTAAATGGTCGTGGAGAGCTTTGGTGGGACGGGCATGGTGACCACAGCAATAAGAAAAAACCTCAATTCATGTTAATTCAGGCCACTGGTAACTCAGTTTTTAAATACATTAAGGTAAAGAACTGTCCACATACATGTATTGGTATTTCGGATTCTCATGATCTCACTCTTGATCACTGGACTATCGACAGCAAAGATGGAGACaca AAAGGAGGAGCTAATACCGATGGTTTTGATATTGCAAAATCCTATAAAGTAACGATCAAAGATACTAATGTATGGAACCAGGATGACTGTATCTGTGTAAATCAAGGTCAACATTtgatatttcaaaatattcattgCATTGGGGGACACGGTTTGAGTCTTGCAGCAGGAATGTGGAGCACGTATGAACTGAACACTATTTACAACGTAACTTTTAAAGACTCAATTGTGGAAAATTCACGTAACGCTATTCATATTAAAACTATaccagaaaataataaaaaggggGAAATCTCCCTCATAACCTACGATAATATAAAGCTTATAG GAATCTCATATTACGCCATTAACGTACAAGAAGACTACACCAATGATGGACCAACTGGGCACCCTCTTGGAAACATCCCcattaaaaacttaaaaataaataacgtcTATGGAACGATGACAGGTTCAAACTCAGTTAAAGCTTATATTCTTTGTGGAAGTGGAGGCTGCTCGAACTGGAACTGGTCCAACATTAATGTTTCAGGAGCTGCTAAGTCAAACTCTTGTAATTTTACACCAAATGGATTTAACTGTTAA